A region of Paractinoplanes abujensis DNA encodes the following proteins:
- a CDS encoding glycosyltransferase, with protein sequence MKPFLVGSLIVRDEELEIGGCLDALDGVVDAVRVHDTGSRDRTAQIAAERGATVTHGQWADDFSKARNDALNGWSAHWVLTVDADQRYEGDPALLRRLLAECTADVVEVEVDNAHDELPYTNTAAHLHRKDAVWWEGRVHERLRGVTVAAPRAAIVLKHHGYVDAGLRTAKAERNAELARRTLAQPGNDRELIARTLLDLGRSLIGAGRRQEAVDTLETLRELFPGTPEWLRGTDFLARLVLAAGLDDVCLTLVEQMRAAGGPAPYCDWLAAQALAQLGDVTTARRLLAGVTEVVDTSGRRPDPRVLEELRGLLLGSVS encoded by the coding sequence GTGAAGCCGTTCTTGGTGGGCAGCCTGATCGTGCGGGATGAGGAGTTGGAGATCGGGGGCTGTCTGGACGCCCTGGACGGAGTGGTCGATGCCGTCAGGGTGCACGACACCGGCTCTCGGGACCGTACGGCTCAGATCGCTGCAGAGCGCGGCGCAACAGTCACCCACGGCCAGTGGGCGGATGACTTCAGCAAAGCGCGCAACGACGCTCTCAACGGGTGGAGCGCTCACTGGGTGTTGACCGTGGACGCCGACCAGCGCTACGAGGGGGATCCAGCTCTGCTGCGGCGCCTTCTCGCCGAGTGCACCGCCGACGTCGTCGAGGTGGAGGTCGACAACGCGCATGACGAGTTGCCCTACACGAACACCGCGGCGCACCTGCATCGGAAGGACGCTGTGTGGTGGGAGGGCCGCGTACATGAGCGGCTTCGCGGGGTCACCGTGGCGGCTCCGCGGGCGGCGATCGTGCTCAAGCATCACGGGTATGTCGATGCGGGCCTGCGGACGGCCAAGGCCGAGCGCAACGCCGAGTTGGCCCGGCGGACGCTCGCGCAGCCGGGCAACGATCGCGAGCTGATCGCCCGTACCCTGCTTGACCTGGGCCGCAGCCTGATCGGGGCGGGGCGGCGGCAGGAGGCGGTCGACACGTTGGAGACGCTGCGCGAGTTGTTTCCGGGCACGCCGGAGTGGCTGCGGGGCACGGATTTTCTTGCGCGGCTCGTGCTGGCGGCGGGGCTGGACGACGTCTGCCTGACGTTGGTCGAGCAGATGCGGGCGGCCGGCGGCCCGGCACCGTACTGCGACTGGCTGGCCGCGCAGGCCTTGGCCCAGCTGGGTGACGTCACCACGGCGCGGCGGCTGCTGGCGGGGGTGACCGAGGTGGTCGACACCAGCGGTCGCCGACCGGATCCGCGGGTGCTGGAGGAGCTGCGCGGCCTGCTCCTAGGGTCTGTCTCGTAA